A window of Pseudomonadota bacterium contains these coding sequences:
- the ruvB gene encoding Holliday junction branch migration DNA helicase RuvB, translating into MTERLVAGDVHAHDTAEDRALRPRSLAEYRGQPRVSEQMAIFVDAARRRQEALDHVLIFGPPGLGKTTLAHIVANEMGVAMRQTSGPALEKAGDLAAMLTNLERHDVLFIDEIHRLSPAVEEILYPAMEDGQLDIVIGEGPAARAIKLDLPPFTLVGATTRAGLLTSPLRDRFGIVQRLDFYAVDDLSGILQRAAGLLALPLDDDGAREIARRARGTPRIANRLLRRVRDYAEVKGDGRVDAAIADAALNLLEVDRQGLDTLDRRLLDAVVRKFDGGPVGLDNIAAAIGEDAGTLEDVVEPFLIQQGLLMRTPRGRVATAGGWRALGLDRPAGRDTEPMALSD; encoded by the coding sequence ATGACAGAACGACTGGTGGCGGGTGACGTGCACGCGCATGACACAGCGGAGGACCGCGCGCTCAGGCCGCGCAGCCTGGCGGAGTACCGGGGTCAGCCCCGCGTCTCCGAGCAGATGGCGATCTTCGTCGACGCGGCCCGGCGGCGCCAGGAAGCGCTAGACCACGTGCTGATCTTCGGGCCACCCGGGCTCGGCAAGACCACGCTGGCGCACATCGTCGCCAACGAGATGGGCGTGGCGATGCGCCAGACCTCGGGGCCGGCGCTGGAGAAGGCCGGCGACCTCGCGGCCATGCTGACCAACCTGGAGCGGCACGATGTGCTGTTCATCGACGAGATCCACCGCCTGAGCCCTGCGGTCGAGGAAATCCTCTACCCGGCGATGGAAGACGGGCAACTGGACATCGTCATTGGCGAGGGCCCGGCGGCGCGCGCGATCAAACTCGACCTGCCGCCGTTCACGCTGGTCGGCGCGACCACACGGGCGGGCCTGTTGACCTCGCCCCTGCGTGACCGCTTCGGCATCGTCCAGCGGCTCGACTTCTACGCTGTTGATGACCTGAGCGGCATCCTGCAGCGGGCCGCCGGCCTGCTCGCGTTGCCGCTGGACGACGACGGTGCGCGCGAGATCGCCCGACGCGCCCGCGGCACGCCGCGCATCGCCAACCGCCTGTTGCGCCGCGTGCGGGACTACGCCGAAGTGAAAGGCGACGGTCGGGTGGACGCCGCCATTGCCGATGCGGCGCTGAACCTGCTCGAAGTGGACCGCCAAGGCCTCGACACCCTCGATCGGCGTCTGCTCGACGCGGTCGTGCGCAAGTTCGACGGTGGGCCGGTCGGGCTCGACAACATCGCCGCGGCCATCGGTGAGGACGCCGGGACGCTTGAAGACGTTGTTGAGCCGTTTCTCATCCAGCAGGGTCTGTTGATGCGCACGCCACGGGGCCGTGTGGCAACGGCGGGCGGCTGGCGCGCACTCGGGTTGGACCGCCCCGCGGGCCGTGACACCGAGCCGATGGCCCTGAGCGACTGA
- the ybgC gene encoding tol-pal system-associated acyl-CoA thioesterase, which produces MPSLTRDGGNSSEHFSWPVRVYYEDTDAGGIVYYANYLRFMERARTEYLRSVGVEQDAWLARQGLQFVVRRVAVDYRKPARFNDALRVSVRVDTVRRASVVFGQAVRHVEQPDALVTASVQVACVDAETGRPTPIPKMLTEAMQGER; this is translated from the coding sequence ATGCCGAGCCTGACGCGAGATGGTGGGAATTCCAGCGAGCACTTCAGCTGGCCAGTGCGGGTGTACTACGAGGACACCGACGCGGGCGGCATTGTGTACTACGCGAACTACCTGCGGTTCATGGAGCGTGCGCGCACCGAGTACCTCCGCAGTGTCGGCGTCGAACAGGATGCGTGGCTGGCGCGGCAGGGCCTGCAGTTCGTGGTGCGGCGCGTCGCCGTGGACTACCGCAAGCCCGCCCGTTTCAACGATGCGCTCCGGGTGAGCGTGCGCGTGGACACGGTAAGGCGGGCCAGCGTGGTGTTCGGGCAAGCGGTGCGACATGTGGAGCAGCCCGACGCGCTGGTGACCGCGTCGGTGCAGGTCGCGTGCGTGGACGCCGAGACCGGTCGGCCCACCCCCATCCCCAAGATGCTAACCGAGGCCATGCAAGGTGAACGCTAA
- the tolQ gene encoding protein TolQ — MSLIHLVQEASPIVQAVMALLVLASVVSWSTIVLKALQLRRSRRDANRFEDTFWAGGDVSDIYRDLKPHRATLRGLERIFEAGFSEYGRLARRSSDNEVIFNGSQRSMRLALSRETDELENGLAFLATVGSVSPYIGLFGTVWGIMNSFRALGNVQQATLAMVAPGIAEALIATAIGLFAAIPAVIFYNRFANQIDRLLNRYENFSEEFCNLLNRQLHAGRQQGMN; from the coding sequence ATGTCACTCATTCACCTGGTTCAGGAAGCGAGCCCGATCGTGCAGGCGGTGATGGCGCTGCTCGTGCTGGCCTCGGTGGTGTCCTGGAGCACGATCGTGCTCAAGGCGCTGCAGTTGCGGCGGTCCCGTCGTGACGCCAACCGCTTCGAAGACACCTTCTGGGCCGGCGGTGACGTGTCCGACATCTACCGCGACCTCAAACCCCACCGCGCCACACTGCGCGGCCTCGAGCGGATCTTCGAGGCGGGCTTCAGCGAGTACGGGCGGCTGGCACGCCGCAGCTCGGACAACGAGGTGATTTTCAACGGCTCGCAGCGCTCGATGCGCCTGGCGCTGTCGCGCGAGACGGATGAACTCGAAAACGGGCTCGCCTTCCTCGCGACGGTCGGCTCGGTCAGCCCGTACATCGGCCTGTTCGGCACCGTCTGGGGCATCATGAATTCCTTCCGGGCGCTTGGCAACGTGCAGCAGGCCACGCTCGCGATGGTGGCGCCGGGCATCGCCGAGGCGCTGATTGCGACCGCCATCGGGCTGTTCGCTGCGATCCCGGCCGTCATCTTCTACAACCGTTTCGCCAACCAGATCGACCGGTTGCTCAACCGCTACGAGAATTTCTCCGAGGAATTCTGCAACTTGCTCAACCGGCAGCTGCACGCGGGGCGGCAGCAAGGCATGAACTGA
- the tolR gene encoding protein TolR, which translates to MASVQRRSRSRRHVAEINVVPYIDVMLVLLVIFMITAPLLKTGVDVQLPQEQAETLDTRQQEPLILTVTADGAMFLNVGADPDQPQTRDVILQLVAAVLRQQPGKRVLVAGDDSVPYGRVVAAMAILQAGGAGEIGLMTEPPG; encoded by the coding sequence ATGGCCAGCGTGCAACGGCGGAGTCGATCCCGACGCCACGTGGCCGAGATCAACGTCGTCCCCTACATCGATGTCATGTTGGTGCTGTTGGTGATCTTCATGATCACGGCGCCGCTCCTGAAAACCGGCGTCGACGTGCAGTTACCGCAGGAGCAGGCCGAAACCCTGGATACCCGCCAACAGGAACCGTTGATCCTCACGGTCACGGCGGACGGTGCGATGTTCCTCAACGTTGGCGCCGACCCCGACCAGCCGCAGACCCGCGATGTGATCCTGCAGTTGGTCGCGGCGGTGTTGCGCCAGCAACCGGGCAAACGCGTGCTCGTCGCCGGTGATGACAGCGTGCCCTACGGGCGCGTGGTGGCGGCCATGGCCATTCTGCAAGCCGGCGGCGCCGGCGAAATCGGGCTCATGACGGAGCCGCCAGGCTGA